The Sporanaerobacter acetigenes DSM 13106 genome includes a region encoding these proteins:
- a CDS encoding ABC transporter ATP-binding protein, which yields MNERKNIKRFLKILLKNSKGIMLIYFIIMLSISVLGLFQPQLIKRILDDAIKGSNIKLLIKLAILYGLISLITAMLNIILQYMYSKMQKKVSINLKMNILKHISKLSGNYFTNIKTGNILSTIENDIYTIESFGVDVLFSLIIDIFTAVMALFFLIKMESSLLILVVLLQFILMFSQFKFNKIISERISEIRNKAGNISNIIEEYISNIMNVVITKSVFKFFKNYIHKEKSIIKKFVKLDVIISCNSSWGRFLGSLITILIYGYGGYKIINKEMTFGELIAFQQYVGMFIGPCMEIINANTKIQRTSVSINRVFNIMDEPITIKQDNKGKRCTDAFKGNISFNEVSFSYNKGNKILDKINLKFENGKATALVGASGCGKTTIIELLYRPWDTDEGNIIIDGIPLKEYNLKSIRKEISIVTQDLLLFDDTIINNLTLEKNKDRNYVEDLCKKAGIYDFILNLPQGFDTIVGERGVKLSGGQKQRIAIVRAILSNSKIIIFDEATSALDNISQKEISENMKEFLKDKTVIEIAHRLSSIKDADVIYVIHKGKAVEKWNFEELVEKKGYYYRFLKEQSMDSDADSIA from the coding sequence ATGAACGAAAGGAAAAACATAAAAAGGTTTTTAAAAATATTGTTAAAAAACAGTAAAGGCATTATGCTTATATACTTTATCATAATGCTCTCCATATCTGTATTGGGTCTTTTTCAGCCTCAGCTGATAAAGAGAATCCTTGACGATGCCATAAAGGGGAGCAATATTAAATTATTGATAAAACTTGCAATATTATACGGTTTAATAAGCCTCATAACAGCCATGCTCAATATAATACTGCAGTATATGTATTCCAAGATGCAGAAAAAAGTCTCAATCAATTTGAAGATGAATATCCTAAAACATATATCAAAACTATCGGGAAATTATTTTACAAACATAAAAACTGGGAATATACTCAGCACCATAGAAAACGACATATACACCATAGAAAGCTTCGGAGTCGACGTATTATTCTCATTAATAATAGACATTTTCACAGCCGTCATGGCTTTATTCTTTCTAATAAAAATGGAATCGAGCCTGCTGATTTTAGTTGTATTACTTCAATTCATTCTGATGTTCAGCCAATTTAAATTCAACAAGATCATATCGGAAAGAATAAGTGAAATAAGAAACAAAGCAGGAAACATATCAAACATAATAGAAGAATACATATCGAACATAATGAACGTAGTAATAACAAAATCCGTATTTAAATTCTTTAAAAACTATATACACAAAGAAAAAAGCATCATAAAAAAATTCGTAAAACTTGACGTCATAATTTCCTGCAATTCCTCATGGGGAAGATTTCTGGGCAGCTTAATAACAATATTAATCTATGGATACGGGGGATATAAAATAATAAACAAAGAGATGACCTTCGGTGAACTCATTGCATTTCAGCAATATGTAGGAATGTTCATAGGACCTTGCATGGAAATAATAAACGCAAACACCAAAATACAGAGAACTTCAGTCTCAATTAACCGAGTATTTAATATAATGGACGAACCAATAACCATAAAACAAGACAATAAAGGTAAAAGATGTACCGATGCCTTCAAAGGAAATATCTCATTCAACGAAGTCAGCTTTTCTTATAATAAAGGCAATAAAATCTTGGATAAGATAAATTTAAAATTTGAAAACGGAAAAGCGACAGCATTGGTAGGAGCAAGTGGATGTGGGAAAACAACAATAATCGAACTTTTGTACAGACCTTGGGATACAGACGAAGGGAACATAATAATAGACGGAATACCATTAAAAGAATACAATTTGAAAAGTATAAGAAAAGAGATCTCAATAGTAACCCAAGATCTTTTATTATTCGACGATACAATCATAAACAATTTAACCTTAGAAAAAAATAAAGATAGGAACTATGTAGAAGATTTATGTAAAAAAGCGGGGATCTATGATTTCATCTTAAATCTTCCCCAAGGATTTGACACAATAGTAGGAGAAAGAGGAGTAAAACTGTCAGGAGGACAAAAACAAAGAATAGCCATAGTAAGAGCCATATTGAGTAATTCAAAAATAATAATATTTGATGAAGCAACCTCAGCCTTAGACAACATATCTCAGAAAGAAATATCCGAAAACATGAAAGAATTTTTAAAAGATAAAACAGTCATAGAAATAGCTCACAGGTTATCCTCAATAAAAGATGCAGATGTCATATATGTAATACATAAAGGAAAAGCAGTGGAAAAATGGAACTTTGAAGAATTGGTAGAAAAGAAGGGATATTATTACAGATTTTTGAAGGAACAAAGTATGGATTCAGATGCAGATTCTATTGCATAA
- a CDS encoding S8 family serine peptidase has protein sequence MKNKVKAVLMDTGVDKNHEYLKDNIIGGMSFSCDDEYITVDDNYEDENGHGTSCASVIKREFKDVKIFAVKVLDEMGRTNIQILEEALKYFLDKDFRLINLSLSVIENEEVEDLYGICRKLKEKGKIIVCSLANGFEKSYPASFDNVIGVKGFILEDENSFWYNKDKDIQCIMDNNPYMNCKPGNSYALFGKCNSQAAGKLTGKIARMLSEEPEMTFESLNDKLERMACRNNWTEKDLEASKRYPDFKKNLYDKNSPILLKTADAVKEALKLDESDGIYEYSLFSRKIGLTYDNCFEVLKKLEGEFNIKFDYPNISRYDFVSIETLTNLVAKTLSYQKDNI, from the coding sequence ATGAAAAATAAAGTAAAGGCAGTACTGATGGATACGGGAGTTGATAAAAATCACGAATATCTGAAAGATAATATAATAGGAGGAATGTCTTTTAGCTGTGATGATGAATATATAACGGTAGATGATAATTATGAAGATGAAAACGGCCATGGGACTTCCTGTGCCTCCGTTATAAAGAGAGAATTCAAGGATGTGAAAATATTTGCGGTGAAAGTCCTTGATGAAATGGGAAGGACAAACATACAGATATTAGAAGAAGCCTTAAAGTATTTCTTGGATAAGGATTTCAGGCTTATAAATTTGAGCTTGTCGGTTATAGAAAATGAAGAAGTGGAAGATCTGTACGGAATATGCAGGAAGTTGAAAGAAAAAGGCAAGATAATTGTATGTTCCCTTGCAAACGGATTTGAGAAAAGCTATCCTGCTTCCTTTGACAATGTTATAGGTGTTAAGGGTTTTATATTGGAAGATGAGAACTCTTTCTGGTACAACAAAGATAAAGATATTCAGTGCATCATGGACAATAACCCGTATATGAACTGCAAACCAGGAAATTCTTATGCTCTGTTCGGAAAATGCAACAGTCAGGCAGCGGGAAAACTTACGGGAAAGATTGCCCGTATGTTATCGGAAGAACCGGAAATGACATTTGAATCATTAAATGACAAACTCGAAAGGATGGCTTGTAGAAACAACTGGACAGAAAAGGATTTGGAAGCAAGCAAAAGGTACCCCGACTTTAAGAAAAATTTATATGACAAAAATAGTCCCATTCTTTTAAAGACAGCGGATGCCGTAAAAGAAGCACTAAAATTAGATGAATCTGATGGTATATATGAATACAGCCTTTTCAGCAGAAAGATCGGATTAACATATGATAACTGCTTTGAAGTGTTAAAGAAACTGGAAGGAGAATTTAATATTAAATTTGATTATCCTAATATATCAAGATATGATTTCGTATCAATAGAAACCCTAACGAATCTTGTAGCAAAGACCTTATCATATCAAAAAGATAATATATAA
- a CDS encoding ABC transporter ATP-binding protein, giving the protein MPILKTVNLNKIYGEDENRVYALKNINMRVDKGEFVAIIGPSGSGKSTLLHLLGGLDRPTKGTVEINGDDIYKFSEDMLAKYRRTNIGFVFQQYNLIPVLKVRENIELPIRLDKKIPDKEYIDKLINFLGLTERREHFPNQLSGGQQQRVAIGRALAAKPSIILADEPTGNLDTKTTEEVMELLEMSSKEFNQTLIVITHNTSIAKKAERVISIVDGKIQ; this is encoded by the coding sequence ATGCCTATATTAAAAACTGTAAACTTAAATAAGATTTACGGAGAAGATGAAAATAGAGTATATGCATTGAAGAATATAAATATGAGAGTAGATAAAGGAGAGTTTGTAGCAATAATAGGACCCAGCGGAAGCGGGAAATCGACGCTTCTTCATCTTCTGGGAGGCCTTGACAGACCAACGAAAGGTACCGTTGAAATAAACGGTGATGATATATATAAATTTTCGGAGGACATGCTGGCTAAATACAGGAGAACAAATATAGGGTTTGTATTTCAGCAGTATAATTTAATACCTGTATTAAAAGTAAGAGAAAATATAGAGCTGCCAATAAGACTTGATAAAAAAATACCTGATAAAGAATATATAGATAAACTGATAAATTTTTTGGGACTCACTGAAAGACGAGAACATTTTCCAAATCAGCTTTCAGGAGGGCAGCAGCAGAGAGTAGCTATAGGAAGGGCATTGGCAGCAAAGCCAAGTATAATACTTGCAGACGAACCTACGGGAAATTTGGATACAAAAACTACTGAAGAAGTAATGGAGCTTCTTGAAATGTCCAGCAAGGAATTCAATCAAACGCTGATAGTTATAACCCACAATACCAGTATAGCTAAGAAAGCAGAGAGAGTGATTTCTATAGTAGACGGAAAAATTCAATAG
- a CDS encoding ABC transporter permease — MFKLSLKYIRYYKKRTFSILIGMILSVAIIVSITILNKSANQADVDRVKYEMGSYNTVFKNLDNIRIEKIKKDKSIKDRGFAGYYDSVALSDDFYLYVIRANTEYIKLGSSFNENSFIKEGRYPKNDNEIAAEEWVLDVLGEELKVGSSVRLKLKDRNEERTYKLVGILRDRSEFKRTMTLQVFLPLAHNFEGNTNVGMVTFKDENSIDKSTALLSKKLNMKSDNIIKNRELIEAYKNLYNIDKNTVFSFFIVLAVSFIVIYGIYSISILERISEYGILLAVGSSRKQVVGITLCELVVLSAISIPIGYLLGLIGSELLSGLVGNVFTEGAVTIGKLVIPKEAFIIPVFIIVSVILLITVAVCMTISKISPIEAIRKNLGKGKNHKKETYKKAASRNNLSVYSIITIRNILSNGRSFLMIVLSISIAGVLFINASYLSFMEKGQADNISDMMGYNSDYKINFVPGAKKTDGLSSDELEEIKFLKGVKDLSAIQVMYSRLMTSREHISEPMYFEDVNSKPYTKDIMNGMLVKNLKAADRSEEYILKNNMYGYDDESLDKLRKYLVKGEIDIDKMKKENIAVIRIPNPVNTENKNPYVANFKIGDKVRIAFSTKGTNTEEGWKVNYNDESYEYKEYTVGAVVNNLLDYDNYYTTDNSVDVVLSSDIFKKDTGITQYKIVSVNKERGINHNVLNNKIKSVIEKKPGVILRDLDKEIENFNILNKNKQRFMNAIVMVLFIMGVFNIANNIKYNIASRMKEFGMLRAIGTTDKSLKEMFLMEGSLYGAISSMAVIIFGVLVQYILYKKYLTIYINPIFKIQWREYLFIIVVNFIITILTTYLSSMNIRKTAVVDMIRNNE; from the coding sequence ATGTTTAAATTATCGTTAAAATATATAAGGTATTATAAAAAAAGGACTTTTTCTATTTTGATTGGCATGATTTTGAGTGTTGCCATTATTGTAAGTATCACAATATTAAATAAAAGTGCCAATCAGGCAGATGTTGACCGTGTAAAATACGAGATGGGGAGCTATAATACTGTTTTTAAAAATTTAGACAATATCCGGATAGAAAAAATTAAAAAAGACAAGTCGATAAAAGACAGAGGATTTGCAGGATACTATGATTCAGTTGCCTTAAGTGATGATTTTTATTTATATGTTATAAGAGCAAATACAGAATACATAAAATTAGGAAGTTCTTTTAATGAGAATTCATTTATCAAAGAAGGGAGATATCCGAAAAATGATAATGAAATTGCCGCCGAAGAGTGGGTTTTAGACGTACTTGGAGAAGAACTCAAGGTAGGCAGTAGTGTAAGACTCAAACTGAAAGACAGAAATGAAGAAAGGACATATAAATTAGTTGGTATATTAAGAGACAGGTCTGAATTTAAAAGGACAATGACACTTCAAGTATTTTTGCCTCTGGCTCATAATTTTGAGGGAAATACGAATGTGGGCATGGTGACTTTTAAGGATGAGAACAGTATAGACAAATCAACAGCCTTACTGTCCAAGAAACTAAATATGAAGAGCGATAACATAATAAAAAACAGGGAATTAATAGAGGCTTACAAAAATTTATATAATATTGATAAAAATACTGTTTTTTCATTTTTTATAGTGTTGGCAGTTTCTTTCATAGTTATATACGGGATATACAGCATATCCATCCTTGAGAGGATATCGGAATATGGAATTTTATTAGCCGTAGGGAGCAGCAGGAAGCAGGTGGTCGGAATAACATTATGTGAACTAGTCGTTTTAAGTGCCATAAGCATTCCAATAGGTTATTTGTTGGGACTAATCGGATCAGAGTTATTAAGCGGTTTAGTCGGAAATGTATTCACAGAAGGAGCCGTTACTATAGGGAAGCTTGTTATACCAAAGGAAGCTTTCATTATACCTGTATTTATTATAGTATCGGTTATACTTCTGATTACTGTGGCAGTATGTATGACCATATCAAAGATATCACCTATAGAAGCTATAAGGAAAAATTTAGGCAAGGGAAAAAATCACAAGAAGGAAACCTATAAAAAGGCAGCATCAAGGAATAATTTGTCAGTATATTCAATCATAACTATAAGGAATATTCTTTCCAACGGCAGGAGCTTTCTGATGATTGTTTTATCAATAAGTATTGCGGGAGTATTGTTTATAAACGCAAGTTACTTAAGTTTTATGGAAAAAGGGCAGGCAGACAACATATCAGATATGATGGGATACAATTCGGACTATAAGATAAATTTTGTACCCGGTGCAAAAAAAACGGACGGATTGAGCAGCGATGAATTAGAAGAAATAAAATTTTTGAAGGGAGTGAAGGATTTATCCGCCATACAGGTAATGTATTCGAGGCTGATGACAAGCAGAGAACATATATCGGAGCCAATGTATTTTGAAGACGTAAACAGCAAGCCTTATACAAAAGATATAATGAACGGGATGTTAGTCAAGAATTTAAAGGCAGCGGACAGATCGGAAGAATATATTTTAAAAAATAATATGTACGGCTATGACGATGAATCCCTTGACAAACTGAGAAAATACTTGGTAAAAGGAGAAATCGATATTGACAAGATGAAAAAAGAAAATATTGCCGTTATAAGGATACCTAATCCTGTCAATACGGAAAATAAAAATCCTTATGTTGCAAACTTTAAAATAGGAGATAAAGTAAGAATTGCTTTTTCAACCAAGGGGACAAATACGGAAGAGGGATGGAAAGTCAATTATAATGATGAAAGCTATGAGTATAAGGAGTATACTGTGGGAGCGGTGGTAAACAATCTTCTGGATTATGATAATTATTATACTACGGATAACAGTGTTGATGTTGTCTTATCTTCGGATATATTTAAAAAGGATACCGGAATAACTCAGTATAAAATTGTAAGCGTAAACAAAGAAAGAGGAATAAATCACAATGTTTTGAACAACAAAATTAAATCGGTAATTGAGAAGAAGCCGGGAGTAATTCTAAGAGATTTGGATAAAGAAATAGAAAACTTTAATATATTGAATAAAAATAAGCAGAGATTTATGAATGCAATTGTAATGGTGCTGTTTATTATGGGAGTATTTAATATAGCAAACAACATTAAATACAATATCGCATCTCGAATGAAGGAATTTGGGATGCTGAGAGCTATCGGCACTACGGACAAAAGCCTTAAGGAGATGTTTTTAATGGAAGGTTCCCTATACGGAGCCATATCAAGCATGGCGGTAATTATATTCGGAGTGCTAGTTCAGTATATCTTATATAAGAAATATCTAACTATATATATAAATCCTATTTTTAAGATACAATGGAGGGAATATCTCTTTATTATCGTTGTAAACTTTATAATAACAATTTTAACAACATATTTATCATCTATGAATATAAGAAAAACAGCAGTAGTTGATATGATAAGAAATAATGAATAA